The following are encoded together in the Colius striatus isolate bColStr4 chromosome 5, bColStr4.1.hap1, whole genome shotgun sequence genome:
- the DPH3 gene encoding diphthamide biosynthesis protein 3 has product MAVFHDEVEIEDFEYDEETETYSYPCPCGDRFLITREDLENGEDVATCPSCSLILRVIYDQEQFMRDEVIAEPLTNKELIKC; this is encoded by the exons ATGGCCGTGTTCCACGACGAGGTGGAGATTGAGGACTTCGAGTACGACGAGGAGACGGAGACCTATAGCTACCCGTGCCCCTGCGGGGACCGCTTCCTCATCACGCGG GAGGACCTGGAGAACGGCGAGGATGTGGCCacctgccccagctgctccctcatcctGCGTGTCATTTACGACCAG GAGCAGTTCATGCGTGATGAAGTCATTGCAGAACCTTTGACAAACAAGGAATTGATTAAGTGCTGA